AGCGGCTGCGCACCCGCGTGCGCGGCAACTGGACCGCCGCGCAGCTGCTGCGCGCCGCCGGAGCCGACGGGCACGCCGCGCTCGGGCGCCCCGACGCGGGCGTCCTGGAGCCGGGCGCGCTCGCCGACTTCACGACGATCGCGCTGGACACCGTCAGGACGGCCGGGCCACCGCCGCGTCTGGCAGCCGAGACGGCCGTATTCGCCGCGTCCGCGGCGGATGTGCGCCACACGGTCGTCGGCGGCCGCCAGGTCGTACGGGACGGGACCCACGCCCTCGTACCCGATGTGCCGCGGGCGCTGCGGGACGCGATCGCCGCCCTGCTCGACTGACCCGGCCGAAGGAGAACTCCCGCACCATGAACAGCGGCAACGAGCCCACGAACAGCGCCCCCGCGACCGCGGGGCCCGACACGACGAACAACGCCGTCGCGCCGAAGGCCACCGCGGCCACGCTCATCACCAACATCGCCGGTCTGGTCACCAACGACCCCTCCCTCGGTGACGGTTCCCCCCTCGGACTGATCCAGGACGCCGCGCTCGTCATCGAGGGCGACCGCGTCGTCTGGACCGGTGAATCCAGCAAAGCACCCGCCACTGACAACCGGGTCGACGCGGGCGGCCGGACGGTCGTCCCCGGCTTCGTCGACTCCCACTCGCACCTCGTCTTCGCGGGCGACCGCACCGCCGAGTTCAACGCCCGCATGTCCGGCCGGGCGTACGAGGCGGGCGGCATCCGCACGACGGTCGCCGCGACCCGCGCCGCGACCGACGCCGAACTGGAGGCGAACGTCGTCCGCTACCTGCGGGAGGCGCTCCGCCAGGGCACGACCACCTTCGAGACGAAGTCCGGCTACGGCCTGACCGTCGAGGACGAGGCGCGGGCCCTGCGCGTCGCCGCCCGCCACACCGACGAGGTCACCTACCTCGGCGCGCACATCGTGTCCCCGGACTACGCCGACGACCCGGCCGGATACGTCGCCCTGGTCACCGGCGAGATGCTCGACGCGTGCGCCCCGCACGCGCGCTGGATCGACGTGTTCTGCGAGAAGGGCGCCTTCGACGGCGACCAGGCCCGCGCGATCCTCACCGCGGGCAAGGCGCGCGGCCTGCACCCGCGCGTCCACGCCAACCAGCTGTCGTACGGCCCCGGCGTCCAGCTCGCGGTGGAGCTGGACGCGGCGAGCGCCGACCACTGCACGCACCTGACCGACGACGACGTGGACGCCCTCGCCAACAGCGCGACCGTCGCCACGCTCCTGCCGGGCGCGGAGTTCTCGACGCGCGCCAAGTGGCCGGACGCGCGGCGCCTGCTGGACGCGGGCGCGACGGTGGCGCTGTCCACGGACTGCAACCCCGGCTCGTCGTTCACCTCGTCGATGCCGTTCTGCGTGGCCCTGGCGGTACGGGACATGGGCATGACGCCCGACGAGGCGGTGTGGTCCGCGACGGCCGGGGGCGCGGCGGCCCTGCGCCGCACCGACATCGGCCGCCTGAGCCCCGGCGCCCGCGCCGACCTGGCCTTCCTGGACGCCCCGTCCCACGTCCACCTCGCCTACCGCCCGGGCGTCCCGCTCGTCACCGAGGTCTGGCGCGCGGGCGCCCCGGTGGTTCTGGGACGCGGCGCGCGGGCGTAGCGTCGGCCGGGTGACCCGGCGACTCCTGTACGTCCGCTTCCAGTCCCCGACGCGCGGTCCCCGGGGCCACCACCCCGGGGTCTTCGCGCTGGCCAACGCCCTGGCCAGGGAGGGGCGGCTGTCCCCCGACGAGTACCGGTTCCGGCGCGCGGCGAACGACTGGTACGACGCCACCTACCCGAACCCGTCCGACACCGACCCCACCGTCTACGACCCGGACCTCAACCCCGGCGCGGTGGCCTGGTTCAAGTCGACGGCGTGCCACCTCGTCGACCGGGTCGACGGCTATCTGACGCTCCTGGCGGAGCACGGCGTCCCCTGCGAGCGCGTCGAGACGACGGCTCCGGGCCGGATCGTCCACGAGGACGAGGTCCAGGTCGTGGCGGCGCCGACGGCTCCGGTCCACGCACCCGGAACCGTCCGGGAATTCGACGTACCGGATCTGCCCCCGCCAGTACGTGACCTCCACGGGCCGTCCCGGGCGGGCCGACGGGTTCTCCTCAAGGCCGCCGCGGAGCCGCGTACGGCTCGCCGTACCGTCCGCCTCCGTGAGGTGCAGCCAGTACCGGGGCGTCCTGACCGCGTCCTTCACCGGCTCGGCCGCCCTGATCCGTGCCTCCGCGGTCCGCAGGCACTCCCCGTCCCGGCTGCCCGGGGCGCGCATGGACGCGGTCTCGAAGGCCAGCCTCTCGCCGTGGGCCTCCCGCACCGGGAACACGAAGGTCACCACGGCATTCCGCGATGTCGACGGCGGCGGGAAGTACGGGCGTTCCCGCCATGTCCGCACCCCGCTCACTGCCGTGACCTGGCAACCTCCTTCCTCCTCTGTGACGCGGGTCACCCGGGCCCACCGCTCATTCCGGCGGCCGCCCGGGGTCAGCCCTCCCGACAGCGGCAGCAGCCACGGCAGGAAGGAACCGGAGATGACCCAGCAGGCGCAGGTGAAGGGGCCCGCGAGCTACTTCCCGTCGATCGAGAAGAAGTACGGGCGGCCGGTCGCGGAGTGGAAGGACCTCATCCGCACCTCCCCGCTCACCCGGCACATGGAGCTGGTCGCCTGGCTCAAGAGCGAGCACGGCCTCGGCCACGGTCACGCCAACGCCCTCGTCGCCGACACCCTCGCCGAGCCCGCCTGACCGCGCCCAGCCCTCCTCAGCGGGGCGGCAGGGACGCGTGGGCCACGTGGACGCGCATCGCGCACGGCACGCGGCCGTCCGGCCCGGCGAGCGGTGCGGCCTCGGCGAGGAACGCCTCGCGCAGCGCGGCGGCGTCCGGCCCGGGCAGCGGCGCCAGGTCGTACAGGCCCGACACGGTGGCCCACACCTCGTCGGCCGTCCCGTCGAGCCGCAGCGGTACGGTCTCCCAGCCGACCGCCCCGAAACCGGCGTCCCGCAGCAGCGCGCCGAGCCCCTCGCGGGTACGGGTCCTGGCGTCGCCCAGCCTCGGTGCGCGCCGCTCGGCGGGCAGGGCCTCCACGGCCTCCCGCAGCAGCGGCAGGAACCGCTCGTACGCGTCACCGCCCCCGGAGACCGCCCCGCCGCCCACCACGCAGGCGAACGTTCCGCCCGGGACGAGGACGCGGGCCACCTCGGCGGCGACCAGCTCCACATCGCCCATCAGCATCAGCGCCATGTGCGACACGCACGCGTCGAACGAGCCGTCCGCGAACGGCAGCCGCTGCCCGCGCCCCTGCGCCAGGACCGTCCCCGCGGGCACCCCGGCCCGCCCCCGCGCCACCGCCAGCGCCTCGGCCGACAGGTCCACCCCCGCCAGCACGCGCCCCGGGGCCCCCGCCGACACGCGCCCCGGCGCGCCGACGCGCGAGCCGCCCCCTGACGGCGTCCGCCCGGTGTGCCCGCCGTCGGCCGCCAGCCGCTCCAGCAGCACCCCGTCACCGCAGCCCAGGTCCAGGACAGAGCGCGCACCCCGGACCAGGTCGCGGAGCATCGTGTAGCTGGACCGCCCGTCGGGCCCGGCGCCTCTGGACAGGGTCTCGCCGGTGACGCCGGGGCGCCGGGCGTGGAACCGGCGCAGGAACCGCTCCTGCCGCATCGTCGTCGTCATGGCCCCCCACCCAACCAGGGCCCGCGCCCCCGCCCGGCAGGATCGCGCCAGTAACGCGCGCCTACGCCCGAGGGCCCGCTCTCCTCAAAAGGGGGCGGGTCCTCGGGCGTAGGGGCACGGCGGGTGCAGTGAGAGGGAAGCTCACTCCTCCAGGGTGAGGCCCTTGCGGAGCTTCGTCAGCGTGCGCGACAGCAGCCGCGACACGTGCATCTGCGAGATGTTCAGCTCCTCGCCGATCTGCGACTGCGTGAGCCCCGCGACGAACCGGAGCGAAAGGATCTTGCGGTCCCGCGCGGGCAGCGACGCGATCAGCGGCTTCAGGGACTCGATGTACTCGATCCCCTCCAGGCCGTGGTCCTCGTAGCCGATCCGGTCCGCTAGGGCGCCCTCGGTGTCGTCCTCCTCGGGCTGGGCGTCCAGGGAGCTGGCGGTGTAGGCGTTGCTCGCCGCCATGCCCTCGACGACCTCGTCGTTGCTGATGCCGAGCCGGTCCGCCAGCTCCGCGACGGTCGGGGAGCGGTCCAGCTCCTGCGCCAGCTCGTCACCGGCCTTCGCCAGCTCCAGGCGCAACTCCTGGAGGCGCCGGGGAACCCGTACGGACCAGGACGTGTCGCGGAAGAAGCGCTTGATCTCGCCGATGATCGTCGGCATCGCGAAGGTCGGGAACTCGACCTCGCGGCTCAGCTCGAAGCGGTCGATCGCCTTGATCAGGCCGATGGTGCCGACCTGGATGATGTCCTCCATCGGCTCGCTGCGCGTGCGGAACCGGGAGGCGGCGAACTTGACCAGGGCGAGGTTCAGCTCGACCAGGGTGTTGCGGACGTACGCGTACTCGTGGGTGCCCTCTTCGAGGGCTTCGAGCCGCGCGAACAGCGTCTTGGACAGCGCGCGCGCGTCCACCGCCCCCACCTCGTCGTACGGAGGGATCTCGGGGAGGTCGGGGAGGTCCGGGAAACCGGACCGATCGAAGGGGTGGGGGGATGTTGCCGACGCCGCGTCGTGGGTACGCGTCTCGTCGAGCCGGGGTGACATGGTGTCCTCCATCGTTCTCGGCATATGGCCGCCGATGCCCATACGTCGGATTGCGGTGTGCGGCGCCTCCAAAGCCGGCCGTGTCGGGGGTTGCCCTACTAGCCCTATCGGGTTCGCCCATGCCGGTGCAAGTGGCCGATGCGATTGCCGTTTTTCCTGTATATACCCTTTGCGGTGACCTCCGGCTACCCGCCGGGGCGGATTCGTCGTAGGGTTCTCCCGACCCAACGGCATCGGCGAAGAGGGGCGGAATGGGCCGCGAGACAGTCGGCAGCGCGAACCAGGGCCGACTTCACGTCGGGGTCCGGACGGAAGGTTCGAGCGAGGTCCTGACCCCGGTGGGTGAGCTCGATCACCACACCGCGGAGCTGCTGCGCGAACCCCTGGAGGCCGCGGTCGCCCAGGGCCGGACACGGCTGGTGGTCGACTGCTCGCAGCTGGAGTTCTGCGACTCGACCGGGCTGAACGTGCTCCTCGGCGCGCGACTGAAGGCCGAGGCGGCCGGCGGGGTGGTGCACCTGGCCGCGATGCGGCCCGCCGTCGCCCGTGTGTTCGAGATCACGGGAGCCGGTGTGGTCTTCGAGATCCACGACTCCCTGGACGCCGCCCTTGGGCGGTAGCCCGGCGGGCGGCGGCGAGTACACGCCGCGGGCCCTGCGGGGCCGATCTGAGGGGTGTCGCCCGGGGACGGGCGGGCAGAAGAAGCCAGAAGACCCCCACGGTGGGCCGCGAAGAGTCCACACTCTTGGTAAACGATGTGACGTCGAGCAAATGACGACCTGGTGAATCGGTGAGGTGACGCGCTGATGGGTGCCACCCAGCAGCAACCGCCGAGCGGCCTCGGCCCCGAGCCGGACCGCCCCGGCACCCCCTCGGCACAGCGCGTGGCACCCTCCGGCGCGTCCGACCGGCGCGGCCCGCACGAGCGGGATACGCGGGAGCGCGGCCCGCACGAGCGGGAGCACGGGCCCCGGGAGGACGGCGAGCAGGGGAACGGCGAGCAGGAGCGCGGCCCGCACCGCGAGACGCGCCGGCTCACGCTGGATGGCGCGAGCGGGGGCGTACCCCTCGCCCGCGACTTCACGCGCCAGGCGCTCTACGACTGGGGATGGCTCCCCGCCGCCACCGCGGACCGCCGCGCCGCCGCCGAGGACGTCCTGCTGGTCGTCTCCGAGCTGGTCACCAACGCCTGTCTGCACGCCGAGGGCCCCGAGGAGCTGCGGGTCTCCCTGCACGCCAAGGTCCTGCGCCTGGAGGTCGAGGACCGGGGCGCCGGACAGCCAGCGCCCCGCACCCCCCACCGCGCCGGGCGGCCCGGCGGCCACGGCATGTTCATCGTGCAGCGGCTCTGCCTCGACTGGGGCGTCACCAGGGCCGCTGAGGCGGCGGGGAAGACCGTCTGGGCGGAGCTGGCCGCGCCCGCGTGAACAGGGTCGGTCGCCGCTGTGTCAGCATCTGCGTAAGCGAGTGACCGGAAACGGTACGTATACGAAAGCTTACGAAAGGACGTGTTCTGTAGAACGTCCGTGTGGCGTAGTGTGCCCTCGCGTGAAGGAATTGTGTGACCCGCCGAACCGACCTGGGCGGGGCGCACGGTTTTCCAAGCCTGGGGGGGCGTACGAATCTTGGGAGACACGGGAACCTATGGGGCTCGCACCACACGTCTGACCACCGTCCGCGACGCCGGGCGGACCCGGCGTCGCGCCCCGGCGGGCCGCCGCGCCAAACCGCGCTGGTACCTGCCGGCCGTCCTCGGCACCGACGCCGTCGTCACCGCCGTGTCCGTCGCCCTGGTCCTCGACCGGGCCCATCAGCCGCACCCGCTGCGGACCGCCGCCGTCGCCACGGTGGCCTGGATCTCCGTACGGGC
This genomic window from Streptomyces thermolilacinus SPC6 contains:
- a CDS encoding DUF4287 domain-containing protein, with the protein product MTQQAQVKGPASYFPSIEKKYGRPVAEWKDLIRTSPLTRHMELVAWLKSEHGLGHGHANALVADTLAEPA
- a CDS encoding RNA polymerase sigma factor SigF, with the translated sequence MEDTMSPRLDETRTHDAASATSPHPFDRSGFPDLPDLPEIPPYDEVGAVDARALSKTLFARLEALEEGTHEYAYVRNTLVELNLALVKFAASRFRTRSEPMEDIIQVGTIGLIKAIDRFELSREVEFPTFAMPTIIGEIKRFFRDTSWSVRVPRRLQELRLELAKAGDELAQELDRSPTVAELADRLGISNDEVVEGMAASNAYTASSLDAQPEEDDTEGALADRIGYEDHGLEGIEYIESLKPLIASLPARDRKILSLRFVAGLTQSQIGEELNISQMHVSRLLSRTLTKLRKGLTLEE
- a CDS encoding ATP-binding protein; protein product: MGATQQQPPSGLGPEPDRPGTPSAQRVAPSGASDRRGPHERDTRERGPHEREHGPREDGEQGNGEQERGPHRETRRLTLDGASGGVPLARDFTRQALYDWGWLPAATADRRAAAEDVLLVVSELVTNACLHAEGPEELRVSLHAKVLRLEVEDRGAGQPAPRTPHRAGRPGGHGMFIVQRLCLDWGVTRAAEAAGKTVWAELAAPA
- a CDS encoding STAS domain-containing protein is translated as MGRETVGSANQGRLHVGVRTEGSSEVLTPVGELDHHTAELLREPLEAAVAQGRTRLVVDCSQLEFCDSTGLNVLLGARLKAEAAGGVVHLAAMRPAVARVFEITGAGVVFEIHDSLDAALGR
- a CDS encoding class I SAM-dependent methyltransferase produces the protein MTTTMRQERFLRRFHARRPGVTGETLSRGAGPDGRSSYTMLRDLVRGARSVLDLGCGDGVLLERLAADGGHTGRTPSGGGSRVGAPGRVSAGAPGRVLAGVDLSAEALAVARGRAGVPAGTVLAQGRGQRLPFADGSFDACVSHMALMLMGDVELVAAEVARVLVPGGTFACVVGGGAVSGGGDAYERFLPLLREAVEALPAERRAPRLGDARTRTREGLGALLRDAGFGAVGWETVPLRLDGTADEVWATVSGLYDLAPLPGPDAAALREAFLAEAAPLAGPDGRVPCAMRVHVAHASLPPR
- the hutI gene encoding imidazolonepropionase, with the translated sequence MNSGNEPTNSAPATAGPDTTNNAVAPKATAATLITNIAGLVTNDPSLGDGSPLGLIQDAALVIEGDRVVWTGESSKAPATDNRVDAGGRTVVPGFVDSHSHLVFAGDRTAEFNARMSGRAYEAGGIRTTVAATRAATDAELEANVVRYLREALRQGTTTFETKSGYGLTVEDEARALRVAARHTDEVTYLGAHIVSPDYADDPAGYVALVTGEMLDACAPHARWIDVFCEKGAFDGDQARAILTAGKARGLHPRVHANQLSYGPGVQLAVELDAASADHCTHLTDDDVDALANSATVATLLPGAEFSTRAKWPDARRLLDAGATVALSTDCNPGSSFTSSMPFCVALAVRDMGMTPDEAVWSATAGGAAALRRTDIGRLSPGARADLAFLDAPSHVHLAYRPGVPLVTEVWRAGAPVVLGRGARA